A genomic stretch from Petrimonas mucosa includes:
- the infB gene encoding translation initiation factor IF-2 has protein sequence MAERLSKVARNLNVGINTLVEFLHKKGITVEANPNTKIEEEQYNLLVAEFSKDKKIKKEAIENLERMHRKDDKRETIAIEGYEIIEKPRKKVEKETIRTEIPDSLKPKINVVGSIELDENKKTKKEAEASPEEIKVEVPIEPKREEPEEKETPEVEKETPQPAKPEETVVVPHDETVVEPETPAVETPVVQEEEKSVEEQVELPAAEEISEQETAAPQLEKRGDEVFRIHKELKEPNIVVKGSIDLESINDRTRPPRKSRAQRKKERLEREKEQNARKAKEEAVKSLKKESIEEKEKKKGVVDTAEEDSKKKKRKRIDKGKVNLEKAGAHGENFRRDKKVLRKPIKAEVSEEDVQKQIKETLARLTEKRGGKGGAKYRREKREAISQRQREEIKQQERESKVLQLTEFVTANDLANMMDVPVTSVIATCMNLGVMVAINQRLDAETINIVADEFGFKTKFVSADVIEAITEEEDDPSDLQPRPPIVTVMGHVDHGKTSLLDSIRNTNVIEGEAGGITQHIGAYNVKLPDGRKITFLDTPGHEAFTAMRARGAKMTDVAIIIVAADDNVMPQTIEAINHAGAAGVPIVFAINKIDKPGANPEKIKERLAEMNYLVEDWGGKYQSQEISAKKGIGINELLEKVLLEADLLDLKANPNRKASGSIVESSLDKGRGYVATVMVQNGTLRQGDVLLAGTYYGRVKAMFNERNQKITEAGPSEPALVLGLNGAPQAGDTFNVMDSDQEARNIAARREQLQREQSLRTQKMLTLDDIGRRIAIGNFQQLNIIVKGDVDGSVEALSDSLIRLSTEEIQVNVIHKAVGQISESDVTLAAASDAVIIGFQVRPSLGARREAEKQGVDIRLYSIIYDAIEEVKAAMEGMLSPEIKEEITANVEVLDVFKITKVGTVAGSMVRDGKIKRTNKIRLIRNGIVIFTGELDSLKRFKEDVKEVTAGYECGISIKNFNDIKVGDIIESYEEVEVKKTL, from the coding sequence ATGGCTGAAAGATTAAGTAAAGTAGCTCGGAATTTAAATGTAGGGATCAACACCCTGGTTGAATTTTTGCACAAGAAAGGAATTACTGTTGAAGCAAATCCGAATACGAAGATTGAGGAGGAACAGTACAATTTGTTGGTTGCCGAATTCAGCAAGGACAAGAAGATCAAGAAAGAGGCCATTGAAAATCTCGAAAGGATGCACCGGAAAGATGACAAACGGGAAACGATTGCCATCGAAGGGTACGAGATCATTGAAAAACCCCGGAAGAAAGTCGAAAAAGAGACCATCAGAACGGAGATCCCCGATAGCCTGAAGCCCAAAATCAACGTTGTTGGAAGCATCGAACTCGATGAGAACAAAAAAACGAAGAAGGAGGCTGAGGCGTCACCGGAAGAGATTAAAGTTGAAGTCCCCATTGAACCCAAGAGAGAAGAACCTGAAGAGAAGGAGACTCCCGAGGTGGAAAAGGAGACTCCACAACCGGCAAAGCCAGAAGAGACCGTTGTTGTTCCGCACGACGAGACAGTAGTGGAACCGGAAACTCCTGCCGTTGAGACCCCGGTGGTACAGGAAGAGGAGAAGAGCGTTGAAGAGCAGGTTGAACTTCCGGCAGCAGAGGAGATCTCGGAACAGGAAACAGCAGCTCCCCAACTGGAGAAGAGAGGCGATGAGGTATTCCGCATTCACAAGGAACTGAAAGAGCCCAATATCGTGGTTAAGGGTTCCATCGACCTGGAATCGATCAACGACAGGACCCGTCCTCCCCGCAAATCGAGGGCTCAGCGAAAAAAAGAACGTCTGGAGCGTGAAAAGGAGCAAAATGCCCGGAAAGCCAAGGAAGAGGCTGTAAAAAGCCTGAAGAAGGAGTCGATCGAGGAGAAAGAGAAGAAGAAAGGTGTTGTCGATACAGCCGAGGAAGATAGCAAGAAGAAAAAACGCAAACGGATCGACAAAGGCAAAGTCAACTTAGAGAAGGCTGGAGCACATGGCGAAAACTTCCGTCGTGACAAGAAGGTCCTCCGCAAACCGATAAAAGCGGAAGTAAGCGAAGAGGATGTTCAAAAGCAGATCAAGGAGACACTTGCCCGGCTCACCGAAAAGCGTGGAGGAAAGGGTGGTGCAAAATATCGCCGCGAAAAACGGGAAGCGATCTCGCAGCGTCAACGTGAAGAGATCAAGCAGCAGGAACGCGAAAGCAAGGTATTGCAGCTTACCGAGTTCGTTACAGCCAACGACCTCGCGAACATGATGGATGTTCCCGTAACCAGTGTCATCGCCACCTGTATGAACCTGGGTGTCATGGTGGCCATCAACCAACGTCTGGATGCGGAAACCATCAATATTGTCGCCGACGAGTTCGGCTTCAAGACCAAGTTTGTGAGTGCCGACGTGATCGAGGCGATCACCGAAGAGGAGGATGATCCCAGCGATCTGCAGCCTCGTCCGCCCATTGTAACTGTCATGGGGCACGTCGACCACGGAAAGACGTCGCTGCTCGACAGTATCCGTAATACCAACGTCATTGAAGGAGAGGCCGGAGGTATCACCCAGCATATCGGTGCCTACAACGTAAAACTGCCCGACGGCAGGAAGATCACCTTCCTCGACACGCCGGGTCACGAAGCATTTACCGCCATGCGTGCCCGAGGCGCCAAGATGACCGACGTGGCCATCATTATTGTGGCAGCCGACGACAACGTCATGCCCCAGACCATCGAGGCTATAAACCATGCAGGTGCAGCCGGGGTTCCCATCGTTTTCGCCATCAACAAGATCGACAAGCCTGGAGCAAACCCTGAGAAGATCAAGGAGCGTCTGGCCGAAATGAATTACCTGGTGGAAGATTGGGGTGGAAAGTACCAGTCGCAGGAGATCTCAGCCAAGAAGGGGATCGGCATTAACGAGCTGCTCGAGAAAGTACTGCTGGAGGCCGACCTCCTCGACCTGAAGGCCAACCCCAACAGGAAGGCATCCGGCTCCATCGTGGAGTCGTCGCTCGACAAGGGGCGGGGTTATGTGGCCACCGTAATGGTACAGAACGGAACCCTCAGGCAGGGAGATGTGTTGCTGGCCGGAACCTACTACGGGAGGGTGAAGGCGATGTTCAACGAACGCAATCAGAAAATCACCGAAGCAGGACCGTCTGAACCGGCGCTTGTGCTTGGATTGAACGGTGCACCACAGGCCGGCGACACCTTCAACGTGATGGATAGCGACCAGGAGGCCCGCAACATTGCGGCACGCCGTGAACAGCTGCAACGCGAACAGTCGCTCCGTACGCAGAAGATGCTTACCCTCGACGATATCGGACGCAGGATAGCCATTGGAAACTTCCAGCAGCTGAACATTATCGTGAAGGGTGATGTTGACGGCTCGGTTGAAGCTCTCTCCGATTCGCTTATCCGACTGTCGACAGAAGAGATACAGGTGAATGTCATCCACAAGGCTGTGGGTCAGATCTCTGAATCTGACGTCACCCTCGCCGCAGCGTCAGATGCGGTCATTATCGGCTTCCAGGTCCGTCCCTCGCTGGGCGCAAGACGCGAAGCTGAGAAACAGGGAGTCGACATCCGGTTGTACTCCATTATCTACGATGCAATCGAAGAGGTGAAAGCCGCCATGGAGGGCATGCTCTCGCCCGAGATCAAGGAAGAGATCACGGCAAACGTTGAGGTACTCGACGTCTTCAAGATCACCAAGGTTGGTACCGTAGCCGGTTCAATGGTTCGCGACGGTAAAATAAAACGCACCAACAAAATTCGTCTAATTCGAAACGGAATTGTTATCTTTACCGGCGAATTGGATTCACTGAAACGTTTCAAGGAAGATGTCAAGGAGGTTACAGCAGGATACGAGTGCGGTATCAGCATCAAGAACTTCAACGACATCAAGGTAGGAGACATTATCGAATCATACGAGGAGGTTGAAGTGAAGAAAACACTATAA
- a CDS encoding OmpH family outer membrane protein yields the protein MNKTTLLSLSVLFLLLSSTLFAQDPQVTVAYVNTTELLSAFPAKEAATQQLIALSENYKKELELMQNEYNKKYSDYITYQGSLAENIKLRRMQELTELENKMQQFMQLAQQDIEQQENALLEPLKQQISEAIHQVGIEQNFTVIYDLANPGIAFVNPVAVDANPLVKAKLGIN from the coding sequence ATGAACAAGACAACGTTGTTAAGCTTGAGTGTTCTGTTTTTGTTACTGAGCTCCACCCTATTTGCTCAGGACCCACAAGTAACTGTTGCTTACGTGAATACAACCGAACTATTGAGTGCTTTTCCTGCCAAGGAGGCGGCTACGCAACAGCTCATCGCATTGAGCGAAAATTACAAGAAGGAGCTTGAGCTGATGCAGAACGAATATAACAAGAAATATTCAGATTACATCACCTATCAGGGCTCACTTGCCGAAAACATAAAGTTGCGCCGCATGCAGGAGCTGACAGAACTGGAGAACAAGATGCAGCAATTTATGCAGCTGGCCCAGCAAGATATCGAACAGCAGGAAAATGCGCTGCTCGAACCGCTAAAACAGCAAATCTCCGAGGCAATCCATCAGGTAGGCATCGAACAGAATTTCACGGTTATCTATGACCTGGCCAACCCGGGAATTGCTTTTGTCAATCCTGTTGCAGTGGATGCCAATCCGCTGGTAAAGGCAAAGTTGGGAATCAACTAA
- the murI gene encoding glutamate racemase, translating into MTGDTEQQQSPIGIFDSGYGGLTVLSEIRSLLPQYDYIYLGDNARAPYGNRSFDAVYRFTRDAVTWFFEQNCRLVILACNTASAKALRTIQQVDLPKIDPSRRVLGVIRPTVESVARFTKNGHVGLFGTTGTVISGSYEIEIAKLYPHLKVSAEACPMWVPLVENNEFDKPGADYFIKQHIDNLLRKDDLIDTIILGCTHYPLLIDKIIEFLPKGREIRVISQGRHVAESLKDYLHRHPEIEKRCSVNGTVNYFTTDLPGKFVDLASLFLNETIEAEKINIDYLC; encoded by the coding sequence GTGACAGGGGATACTGAACAACAACAATCGCCAATCGGAATTTTTGATTCTGGATATGGCGGGCTTACCGTATTGTCAGAGATACGGTCGTTGCTGCCTCAATACGATTACATTTACCTGGGCGACAATGCACGGGCACCATACGGAAATCGATCGTTCGATGCGGTTTACCGATTCACGCGCGACGCTGTAACCTGGTTCTTCGAACAGAACTGCCGCCTGGTCATCCTGGCCTGCAACACGGCGTCGGCTAAAGCGCTGCGCACCATACAGCAGGTAGATCTACCCAAGATCGATCCGTCGAGAAGGGTACTCGGTGTAATCCGGCCAACGGTAGAGTCTGTCGCCCGATTCACCAAGAACGGGCATGTCGGTCTGTTCGGAACAACCGGAACTGTCATATCGGGATCATACGAGATTGAGATTGCAAAGCTTTACCCCCACCTGAAGGTGTCGGCCGAGGCTTGTCCCATGTGGGTTCCGCTGGTGGAAAACAACGAGTTCGACAAGCCAGGAGCCGACTATTTTATCAAACAGCATATCGACAACCTTCTGAGAAAGGATGACCTGATCGACACCATCATCCTGGGCTGCACCCACTATCCTCTCCTGATCGACAAGATAATAGAGTTTCTGCCCAAAGGGAGGGAGATCAGGGTAATCTCGCAAGGGAGACATGTAGCCGAAAGCCTGAAGGATTATCTGCATCGACACCCCGAAATTGAGAAGAGGTGCTCAGTGAATGGTACCGTTAACTATTTCACTACCGATCTGCCCGGCAAGTTCGTGGATCTGGCCTCCCTTTTTCTAAACGAAACAATTGAAGCCGAGAAGATAAACATCGATTACTTATGTTGA
- a CDS encoding CvpA family protein, whose translation MLNWFDLIVLISLLAAFVDGYRKGLIMMLVGLATVVLAAVFAGRVAVNIKPHLEGVVDLSPQALHVLSYALAFLAIAAVVSLAGMVIQKLFESVNLNFINRLAGSVVSIGTTAVVLSILLNLVLMLDVNERLIKPQIKRESFFYDRIRVVVPAIVPYLDKEIWEEYVPEKYRKQVGEAGNGSDNQQDGQPIDSDFQKRYFATDSI comes from the coding sequence ATGTTGAACTGGTTTGACCTCATCGTGCTGATCTCCCTGCTTGCCGCATTTGTAGACGGATACCGGAAGGGCTTGATCATGATGCTTGTCGGTTTGGCTACCGTCGTTTTGGCCGCTGTTTTTGCCGGAAGGGTAGCTGTCAACATTAAACCCCACCTCGAGGGAGTTGTCGATCTCTCCCCTCAAGCGCTCCACGTACTCTCCTATGCGTTGGCCTTTCTGGCCATAGCAGCAGTGGTATCGCTGGCAGGTATGGTTATACAGAAACTGTTCGAGTCGGTAAACCTCAATTTCATCAACCGGTTGGCTGGAAGTGTGGTCTCGATCGGGACAACCGCCGTTGTATTGAGTATCCTGCTCAACCTGGTGCTGATGCTCGACGTCAACGAGAGACTGATTAAACCACAAATAAAGAGAGAGTCCTTTTTCTACGACAGGATTCGTGTTGTTGTCCCCGCCATCGTGCCATATCTCGACAAGGAGATATGGGAGGAGTATGTGCCGGAAAAGTACCGGAAACAGGTCGGCGAAGCTGGCAATGGCTCCGACAACCAGCAGGATGGTCAACCCATCGATTCCGACTTCCAGAAGAGATATTTCGCAACCGATTCGATTTAA
- a CDS encoding phosphatidylserine decarboxylase family protein — protein MLIHKEGRKTLLLTTIILVLLNGLMFRFFPESLVTFILLFVSVVVYALMLNFFKKPSRVYEGDLLGYVNAPADGKIVVIEKTFEKDFFNEERIQISIFMSFFNAHSNWIPVTGKVVHYSHQEGNFHAAFLPKSSHENERSNIIIETPDGHRVLTRQIAGAVARRIVTYVREGEFYHIGDRLGFIKLGSRMDLFLPLDSEILVQIGDEVRANESLLARLPQREESHEKRDS, from the coding sequence ATGCTTATTCACAAAGAAGGAAGGAAGACACTACTCTTAACGACGATTATTCTGGTATTGCTAAACGGATTGATGTTCCGGTTTTTCCCCGAGAGCCTGGTTACATTTATTCTCCTGTTTGTTTCGGTAGTTGTCTATGCATTGATGTTGAATTTCTTTAAGAAGCCAAGTCGTGTTTACGAAGGAGACCTGCTCGGTTATGTCAATGCTCCTGCCGACGGTAAGATAGTGGTGATTGAAAAGACTTTCGAAAAGGATTTCTTCAACGAGGAGCGAATACAGATATCGATCTTCATGTCGTTCTTCAACGCCCACTCAAACTGGATACCTGTCACCGGAAAAGTTGTACACTATTCACACCAGGAGGGTAATTTCCATGCGGCATTCCTCCCCAAATCGAGCCACGAGAACGAACGAAGCAATATCATCATCGAAACACCCGATGGACATCGGGTGCTCACCCGGCAGATAGCCGGAGCCGTAGCTCGCCGGATCGTAACCTATGTCAGGGAGGGAGAGTTTTACCACATCGGCGACCGCCTCGGGTTCATCAAGCTGGGTTCCCGCATGGATCTCTTTCTGCCTCTCGACAGTGAGATCCTGGTCCAGATTGGCGATGAGGTCCGTGCCAACGAATCGTTGCTGGCACGACTGCCACAAAGAGAAGAGAGTCATGAAAAAAGAGATTCCTAA
- the pssA gene encoding CDP-diacylglycerol--serine O-phosphatidyltransferase → MKKEIPNILTLLNLFSGCIAITMAFRGDFTAVVIWVAVAALFDFFDGLAARSLGVASKMGVELDSLADLVSFGLAPATAVFKLLQDHTLLPDLLSRFEPVIPYLAFLIPLFSAYRLAKFNIDDRQTTSFLGLPTPANGLFWVSYVCGTCLAAGTNGFYLYLTAGLILVLSLLMISEIPMFSLKIKSMKIKGNERQLLLIVIMTGCVVFWGIKGVAWGILAYIVISLFSMRKGENLYK, encoded by the coding sequence ATGAAAAAAGAGATTCCTAATATCCTCACACTCCTCAACCTGTTCTCCGGGTGCATAGCCATTACCATGGCGTTCCGGGGAGATTTTACCGCAGTCGTCATCTGGGTTGCCGTTGCGGCACTCTTCGACTTCTTCGACGGATTGGCCGCCCGATCACTGGGTGTTGCCTCGAAGATGGGGGTGGAGCTCGACTCGCTGGCCGATCTGGTCAGTTTTGGTCTTGCCCCTGCTACTGCCGTCTTCAAACTTTTGCAGGACCACACGCTTCTACCCGATCTCCTCTCGCGGTTTGAGCCCGTTATACCCTATCTCGCTTTCCTGATCCCGCTCTTCTCGGCATACAGGCTGGCCAAGTTCAATATCGACGACCGCCAGACCACCTCCTTTCTCGGTCTGCCCACACCGGCAAACGGGCTCTTTTGGGTAAGCTATGTCTGCGGTACCTGTCTCGCTGCCGGCACCAACGGGTTCTATCTCTACCTGACGGCGGGATTGATTCTGGTACTTTCGCTGCTGATGATCTCCGAAATTCCCATGTTCTCCCTGAAGATAAAGAGCATGAAGATCAAGGGAAACGAAAGGCAACTGCTACTTATCGTCATAATGACCGGCTGTGTGGTGTTTTGGGGAATCAAGGGAGTTGCCTGGGGTATCCTGGCCTACATTGTCATCTCACTCTTCTCGATGAGAAAAGGAGAGAATCTTTACAAATAG
- a CDS encoding acetylxylan esterase, translating to MKKHSKQLLLSAVFTVLLVSTLFAQPAQTLIEVNVAPDRGDWIYKAGEKVKFNLSVTKNNIPVQHISVRYEAGPEMMPPVTRGNLVLKNGTAVIDGGTLKEPGFLRCKVVAIYEGKEYVGLATAAFDPESIRPTTNEPGDFMQFWENAKAANAKIPMDAKMRLLPERCTEKVNVYEVGIQNYKIGSRLYGILSVPKGEGKYPAILRVPGAGVRPYNGDIANAERGVITLEIGIHGIPVIMDASVYENIRAAALDGYQNFNLDDRDRYYYKRVYLGCLRAVDFIFSLPEFDGSNIVVMGGSQGGALSIVTAALDSRIKGLVAFYPALADLTGYLHNRAGGWPHLFNEANLAFNNLPRKIETSKYYDVVNFARHLKVPGFYSWGFNDVTCPPTSTYSAYNVITAPKTLYLAEETGHWTYPEQWSKATTFALKLLGR from the coding sequence ATGAAAAAGCACTCAAAACAACTTCTGTTATCGGCGGTTTTTACCGTCCTTCTAGTTTCAACTCTTTTTGCCCAGCCGGCTCAGACACTGATTGAGGTGAATGTTGCTCCGGATAGGGGTGATTGGATCTATAAAGCTGGCGAGAAAGTGAAATTCAACCTGTCGGTAACCAAAAACAACATCCCGGTACAGCATATCTCCGTACGGTACGAAGCGGGTCCGGAGATGATGCCTCCCGTAACCAGAGGGAACCTGGTATTGAAGAACGGAACGGCCGTCATCGACGGTGGCACCCTGAAAGAGCCGGGCTTCTTGCGTTGCAAGGTGGTGGCCATATATGAAGGAAAAGAGTATGTGGGGCTGGCAACTGCAGCTTTCGATCCGGAGTCGATCCGTCCTACAACCAACGAGCCGGGGGATTTCATGCAGTTCTGGGAAAACGCGAAAGCTGCCAATGCAAAGATTCCGATGGATGCCAAGATGAGGTTATTGCCCGAACGCTGTACGGAAAAGGTGAATGTCTACGAGGTCGGCATCCAGAACTACAAGATCGGCAGCCGCCTGTACGGTATTCTCTCTGTGCCGAAGGGTGAAGGTAAATATCCGGCAATATTGCGTGTCCCCGGAGCAGGTGTCAGGCCCTATAACGGTGATATTGCAAATGCTGAAAGGGGAGTGATCACGCTTGAGATAGGCATTCACGGGATCCCGGTAATCATGGATGCATCGGTATACGAAAATATCCGGGCTGCCGCGCTAGACGGATATCAGAATTTCAACCTGGACGACCGCGACCGCTACTACTACAAGCGGGTATATCTGGGCTGTCTCCGTGCGGTTGATTTTATCTTCAGCCTGCCGGAGTTCGATGGCAGCAATATTGTTGTGATGGGTGGCAGCCAGGGTGGTGCCCTCTCGATCGTTACCGCTGCATTGGACAGCAGGATAAAAGGGTTGGTGGCCTTCTATCCGGCCCTGGCCGATCTGACAGGCTATCTCCATAACCGTGCCGGTGGATGGCCGCATCTCTTCAACGAAGCAAACCTGGCATTCAACAATTTACCCAGGAAGATCGAGACCAGCAAATATTACGATGTGGTCAATTTTGCCCGCCACCTGAAGGTGCCCGGTTTCTATTCGTGGGGTTTCAACGACGTAACCTGTCCACCTACCTCCACCTACTCGGCATATAACGTGATCACGGCTCCGAAAACGCTTTATCTGGCAGAGGAGACGGGGCACTGGACATATCCCGAACAGTGGAGTAAAGCCACCACATTCGCCTTGAAGTTGTTGGGGAGATAG
- a CDS encoding type IX secretion system membrane protein PorP/SprF → MGRVSTAILILILLFRAVQLQAQWDIPFSQFWTASGYFNPSFAGESGKIQVTALYLHHLAKIEDPPRHLMLSADMPVEFWGARHGIGLQTVSTIIGGKQQRRLFAAQYALNRRAGKGILGVGLQMGALEMEGRSVDLNAGFSWRSGKIRFGGAVMHLNRPSLLPPNSELGVDSIHAKIPVSYNFMAEYNISLFHPLFEIRPAVLLLTDNASTRLHSAVRMVFDQKISAGVSRNGREEYALFAGTIIGHLQLGYAYRLYRYGPEKESGGSHEVSCRYLLPANLFKREPMPYKSIRLL, encoded by the coding sequence ATGGGAAGAGTCAGCACAGCTATATTGATCCTGATCTTGCTTTTCCGCGCGGTTCAGTTGCAGGCGCAATGGGATATTCCCTTCAGCCAGTTCTGGACAGCCAGTGGATATTTTAACCCTTCGTTTGCTGGAGAGAGCGGAAAAATCCAGGTTACAGCCCTATATCTCCACCATCTGGCAAAAATTGAGGATCCACCCCGGCACCTCATGCTTTCTGCAGATATGCCGGTAGAATTCTGGGGAGCGAGACACGGCATAGGTCTGCAAACAGTCTCAACCATAATCGGAGGCAAGCAACAAAGGAGGCTCTTCGCCGCCCAATATGCATTGAACCGGAGAGCCGGAAAAGGGATACTTGGAGTTGGCCTCCAAATGGGAGCATTGGAGATGGAGGGCAGGAGCGTAGACCTGAATGCCGGATTTTCATGGAGATCGGGGAAGATCCGCTTCGGCGGGGCAGTGATGCATCTCAATCGGCCATCACTACTCCCACCCAACAGTGAGTTGGGGGTCGACTCCATCCATGCCAAGATTCCCGTCTCCTATAATTTTATGGCCGAATACAATATCAGCCTCTTTCATCCGTTATTTGAGATAAGGCCGGCGGTTCTCCTGCTGACGGACAATGCATCCACCCGGTTGCATTCGGCCGTGCGGATGGTGTTCGATCAAAAAATCTCGGCAGGAGTATCGCGAAACGGCAGGGAGGAGTACGCTCTTTTCGCCGGGACCATCATCGGTCACCTCCAACTGGGGTATGCTTACAGGCTATACCGGTACGGACCGGAAAAAGAGAGTGGGGGCAGCCACGAAGTGAGCTGCAGATACCTGCTCCCCGCAAATCTGTTCAAAAGGGAACCGATGCCCTACAAGAGTATCCGCCTCCTGTAA
- the porK gene encoding T9SS ring complex lipoprotein PorK/GldK: protein MTIRNQSLPILLLTILAACGRPGIGVSTGGELTGVPVGKVWHEPTPYNMVLVKRGAYRMGPGEIDSLWGITVPTRGVSVDDFWMDEAEITNAQYKQFVFWVRDSIIRERLADPAYAGDERYKITEDEYGDPIPPRLNWSIPIPWTRNTEEEEAAINSVYVTHPITGKKMLDARQMNFRYEWFDATEAAKRHKRLNPEERILNTDIPPDPDEVIMITKDTAYIDETGRIVNETITRPLSSLYDFVHTRIVNIYPDTTCWVNDFENANNEYYLHNYFSHPAFAHHPVVGVTWEAATAFCEWRTMFLRRSLQRQEVTIEKYRLPTEAEWEMAARSGKTENRYPWGSDDLQDDKACYLANFKPGEGAYAADRNLIPAKTRSYPPNDFGLYDMAGNVAEWTSTAYTESGNRLMSDMNPEYRYDAAVEDPYLLKRKVVKGGSWKDISTFIRSDMRDSEFQNRGRSYIGFRCVRTPSGVRK, encoded by the coding sequence ATGACAATACGTAATCAATCTCTTCCGATCCTGTTGCTGACCATATTGGCAGCCTGTGGCCGCCCGGGAATAGGGGTAAGCACGGGAGGTGAACTGACAGGAGTGCCTGTAGGAAAAGTATGGCACGAACCTACACCCTACAACATGGTGCTGGTCAAGCGGGGAGCATACCGGATGGGCCCCGGCGAGATCGATTCGCTGTGGGGCATCACCGTGCCCACCCGCGGGGTGTCGGTCGACGATTTCTGGATGGACGAAGCGGAGATCACCAATGCGCAGTACAAGCAGTTTGTCTTCTGGGTACGCGATTCCATCATCCGTGAACGGCTTGCCGATCCGGCCTATGCCGGCGATGAACGGTACAAGATTACCGAGGACGAATATGGTGACCCCATACCGCCCCGCCTCAACTGGAGCATTCCCATTCCCTGGACCAGAAACACCGAGGAGGAGGAGGCGGCCATCAACAGTGTCTATGTAACACATCCGATAACCGGAAAGAAGATGTTGGATGCACGGCAGATGAACTTCCGCTACGAATGGTTTGACGCTACCGAAGCGGCAAAGCGGCACAAACGGCTGAATCCGGAAGAGCGGATACTGAATACCGACATCCCCCCCGATCCGGACGAAGTGATCATGATAACGAAAGACACGGCATATATCGACGAGACGGGACGTATCGTCAACGAAACCATCACGCGCCCGTTGAGCAGCCTTTACGACTTTGTCCACACCCGCATCGTGAACATCTATCCCGATACCACATGTTGGGTAAACGACTTCGAAAATGCCAACAACGAGTACTACCTGCATAACTATTTTTCCCACCCCGCCTTCGCACACCATCCCGTGGTGGGTGTAACATGGGAGGCCGCAACCGCATTCTGCGAATGGCGTACAATGTTTTTGCGAAGATCGCTGCAACGTCAGGAGGTCACCATCGAGAAGTACCGGCTCCCCACCGAAGCGGAATGGGAGATGGCAGCCAGGAGCGGAAAGACAGAGAACAGATACCCGTGGGGATCAGATGATCTCCAGGATGACAAGGCGTGTTACCTGGCCAATTTCAAGCCGGGCGAAGGGGCATATGCCGCCGACCGTAACCTGATCCCTGCCAAAACCAGAAGTTATCCGCCAAACGATTTCGGGCTCTACGATATGGCAGGAAATGTAGCCGAATGGACCTCCACAGCTTATACCGAATCGGGAAACCGGCTGATGAGCGACATGAATCCGGAGTACCGGTACGATGCTGCCGTTGAGGATCCCTATCTCTTGAAGCGTAAGGTGGTAAAGGGCGGCTCCTGGAAAGATATCTCCACCTTTATCAGGTCGGATATGCGTGATTCGGAATTCCAGAACCGGGGAAGGTCCTACATCGGATTCCGGTGCGTAAGAACTCCCTCAGGAGTAAGGAAATAA
- a CDS encoding GldL-related protein, translating into MNKLIRKIEKGLQTDVGQRFLQYAYSFGAAIVIFGAMVKVLHWWGIWGNIIFGTGMVIECIVFILYGLDRPEATPAAPYPALHREESAPLSTPATDLASLLTPVAEGTAQYAQATERIAKLSESLQESCRQIIENSQQIGRHSLEVDALNRETARMTRQIQELNQIYGRLIQAMSSGNGTEKQEEG; encoded by the coding sequence ATGAACAAGCTAATCAGAAAAATTGAGAAGGGTCTTCAGACCGACGTCGGACAACGGTTCCTCCAGTATGCCTATAGCTTTGGAGCGGCCATCGTCATATTTGGAGCCATGGTCAAGGTTTTGCACTGGTGGGGGATCTGGGGAAACATCATATTTGGGACCGGCATGGTGATCGAGTGTATAGTATTTATCCTTTACGGACTCGACAGGCCTGAGGCCACCCCCGCAGCTCCCTACCCTGCACTCCACCGGGAGGAGTCGGCTCCACTCTCCACTCCCGCCACAGACCTTGCGAGTCTGCTCACACCCGTTGCAGAGGGTACGGCACAGTATGCCCAGGCAACTGAACGTATAGCCAAACTGTCGGAGTCGCTGCAGGAGTCATGCCGTCAGATCATCGAGAATTCACAACAGATAGGTCGGCACTCCCTGGAGGTTGATGCTCTCAACCGGGAGACGGCGAGGATGACCCGGCAGATCCAGGAGCTGAACCAGATCTACGGACGCCTGATCCAGGCGATGTCATCCGGAAACGGAACCGAAAAGCAGGAGGAGGGTTAA